From Salinirubellus salinus, the proteins below share one genomic window:
- a CDS encoding DUF5805 domain-containing protein — protein MSESSGSGGTDDPNERVGVRTYVPAYQRDLWRDQADELGMSLSEFVRTMVQSGRSGFERVESGQATPSKPVEGGSPDATPGGDGLETGVVELLQSEGPLDWDQLVEGLAGDFEERLEDALDSLQSANRVKYSGRAGGYVVDE, from the coding sequence ATGAGCGAGTCGAGTGGGTCGGGCGGTACCGACGACCCGAACGAGCGAGTCGGGGTACGCACCTACGTCCCGGCATACCAGCGAGACCTGTGGCGCGACCAGGCCGACGAGCTCGGGATGAGCCTGAGCGAGTTCGTGCGCACGATGGTCCAATCGGGCCGGAGCGGCTTCGAACGCGTCGAATCGGGGCAGGCCACCCCCAGTAAGCCCGTCGAAGGCGGTTCTCCGGACGCGACCCCAGGGGGTGACGGCCTCGAGACGGGGGTCGTCGAACTGCTCCAGTCGGAGGGACCACTCGACTGGGACCAGCTCGTCGAGGGACTCGCCGGTGACTTCGAGGAGCGACTCGAGGACGCACTGGACTCCCTCCAGTCGGCCAACCGCGTGAAGTACAGCGGCCGGGCGGGTGGCTACGTGGTGGACGAATGA
- a CDS encoding winged helix-turn-helix transcriptional regulator, with amino-acid sequence MDEREAWREFLRAEGTLHIVADLGTKPRRFTDLEESLRISTSTLSKRLEEGIRLEAWELDRVIDEEGDRKLYRLDKDGQQVFDAMERYGAVEASQEARRLLSHVDDIQELLVERYDD; translated from the coding sequence ATGGACGAGCGCGAGGCGTGGCGGGAGTTCCTTCGGGCAGAGGGAACGCTACACATCGTCGCTGACCTCGGTACGAAGCCACGGCGGTTCACCGATCTTGAGGAGAGCCTCCGAATCAGCACCAGCACGCTCTCCAAGCGACTGGAGGAGGGAATCCGACTCGAGGCGTGGGAACTTGACCGGGTCATCGACGAGGAAGGAGACCGCAAACTCTACCGACTCGATAAGGATGGGCAGCAGGTCTTCGATGCGATGGAGCGTTACGGTGCCGTGGAGGCATCCCAAGAGGCACGGCGACTCCTAAGCCACGTGGACGACATTCAGGAACTCCTCGTAGAGCGATACGACGACTGA
- a CDS encoding dolichyl-phosphate hexose transferase has product MGTYNEEAAIATVLSDIDQVTDGRAEVVCVDGSDDRTPDIAREHGAIVVEQEPQGYGVAVREALLTASRPVIVTTDCDDTYPMEALPRFLELINEGYDVVSGDRLYHGAEAMPLFNRLGNQGFALLASLLMGERVHDTTTGMRAYRREVIRENRFTQNTGLSAELLIRPLMRGYRVREEPIEYAERLGETKLDPIQGGWEIGASIVKVCLEEQFRR; this is encoded by the coding sequence ATGGGGACGTACAACGAGGAAGCCGCCATCGCCACCGTACTCTCGGACATCGACCAGGTCACCGACGGGCGTGCGGAGGTGGTGTGCGTCGACGGCAGCGACGACAGGACGCCCGACATCGCGCGTGAGCACGGCGCCATCGTCGTCGAGCAGGAGCCGCAGGGCTACGGTGTCGCGGTCCGTGAGGCACTCCTCACGGCCTCTCGGCCCGTCATCGTCACCACGGACTGCGACGACACCTACCCGATGGAGGCACTGCCGCGGTTCCTCGAGCTGATCAACGAGGGCTACGACGTCGTCAGCGGGGACCGGCTCTATCACGGTGCCGAGGCGATGCCTCTGTTCAACCGGCTCGGGAATCAGGGGTTCGCCCTCCTCGCCTCTCTGCTGATGGGCGAACGCGTCCACGACACCACCACGGGGATGCGGGCCTACCGGCGCGAGGTGATCCGCGAGAACCGTTTCACCCAGAACACCGGGCTCTCCGCGGAACTGCTGATTCGCCCGCTGATGCGGGGCTACAGGGTCCGTGAGGAGCCCATCGAGTACGCCGAACGACTCGGCGAGACCAAACTCGACCCCATCCAGGGCGGGTGGGAGATCGGCGCCAGCATCGTGAAGGTCTGTCTCGAAGAGCAGTTCCGTCGCTGA
- a CDS encoding argonaute/piwi family protein encodes MPEFDVDFLTEPDLVFDGGQSAKDPRAGLLKYGPCPPRDGSEHEIVRIGLIGDSWSISAMRGLLEDMRYGILPNGSDRERWNQPFPGLGPNSELRMSFDQRQMWRGRIEEDDLDALTGVRGESKRVEQAINYVKFQMENICSQTPNPDVVIVSIPETLAELLTEGKKADTIRTTDTDFRSRIKLLGMLNDTPTQLIGPKTLRGEDVQPKREVAWNLAVGLLYKARRGRPWKLTELKSNTCYAGISFYDERGTDPDTRASIAQVFMETGENFVIRGDPVADIASDKNTGRTHLSTEDAERLIETILERYGERREERPDRLVIHKSSNFWEEETAGFISGSEGVRRRDFITIREHHPIRLFSNTQYPPLRGTVALPPGREEYYLYTKGFVPEISAYNDSGTPNPIVVRPHGEVNDTSYREICEEILAFSKLDWNSSDFCKKLPVTVGIADAVSDILAEPMAQELPDGAFPYHYYYYM; translated from the coding sequence ATGCCCGAATTTGATGTGGACTTCCTCACCGAGCCCGACCTCGTGTTCGACGGCGGTCAGAGTGCGAAGGATCCGCGCGCCGGACTCCTGAAGTACGGCCCCTGTCCGCCGCGCGACGGTTCGGAACACGAAATCGTCCGGATCGGTTTAATCGGTGATAGCTGGTCGATTTCAGCGATGCGCGGCCTTTTGGAGGATATGCGCTATGGGATACTCCCGAACGGGAGCGACCGCGAGCGGTGGAACCAACCGTTCCCCGGCCTCGGCCCGAACTCCGAACTCCGGATGTCGTTCGACCAGCGGCAGATGTGGCGGGGGAGAATCGAGGAAGACGACCTTGACGCGCTGACCGGCGTCAGAGGCGAGTCTAAGCGTGTTGAGCAGGCAATCAACTACGTCAAGTTCCAGATGGAAAACATCTGTTCCCAGACGCCGAACCCAGACGTGGTCATTGTCAGCATCCCCGAAACCCTCGCAGAGTTGCTGACTGAGGGTAAGAAAGCGGATACTATTCGGACGACGGACACCGATTTCAGAAGCCGAATCAAGCTACTTGGGATGCTCAACGACACCCCAACGCAGTTGATCGGCCCCAAGACCCTCCGCGGTGAGGACGTCCAACCAAAGCGCGAGGTGGCATGGAACCTCGCGGTCGGGCTCCTCTACAAGGCACGTCGAGGGCGGCCGTGGAAGCTCACGGAGCTAAAGTCGAACACCTGCTACGCCGGCATCTCGTTTTATGACGAGCGTGGGACAGACCCCGACACAAGGGCCTCAATCGCGCAGGTGTTCATGGAAACCGGGGAGAACTTCGTCATTCGGGGCGACCCGGTCGCCGACATAGCCAGCGATAAGAACACCGGTCGCACCCACCTTTCGACCGAGGATGCGGAGAGACTGATTGAGACTATCTTGGAGCGGTACGGCGAGCGACGTGAGGAGCGCCCCGACCGATTGGTGATCCACAAATCCTCCAACTTCTGGGAAGAGGAGACTGCTGGTTTCATCTCCGGTTCAGAAGGGGTGAGGCGTCGTGACTTTATCACAATCCGCGAGCACCATCCGATTCGGCTGTTCAGCAATACACAGTACCCACCCCTTCGCGGAACGGTCGCTCTCCCGCCGGGACGGGAGGAGTACTACCTCTACACGAAGGGGTTTGTGCCGGAAATCTCGGCGTACAACGATTCCGGTACTCCCAACCCCATTGTCGTCCGACCCCACGGAGAGGTGAACGACACCTCGTACCGAGAGATATGCGAGGAGATACTTGCTTTCTCAAAGCTTGACTGGAACAGTTCAGATTTCTGTAAGAAGCTCCCCGTCACCGTTGGCATCGCGGACGCAGTGAGCGACATTCTCGCGGAGCCTATGGCGCAGGAGCTACCGGACGGCGCGTTCCCGTACCACTATTACTACTATATGTGA